GCCCGAGAAAGGCGCGGAGGGCATCGCCACCGGCTTCATGGTGTCGTGGTGCCATGGTGCCCCGGGCATCGCGCTCGGGAGGCTGTGCTCGCTGCGGCACCAGGATGACGTCCAGACACGCGCGGAGCTCGCCACGGCGCTCGACACGACCCTGCGCGAGGGCTTCGGCGGCAACCACTGCCTGTGTCACGGAGACATGGGCAACCTGGAGCCGCTGTACCTGGCGGGCGAGCGGCTCGGCGAGCCGCGATGGATCCGCGCCGCCCTGGAGCGCGCGGCCCACGTCATCCACACCGGACGCGAGCGCGGCTGGCTCTGCGGGCTGCCCCGGGGCACGGAGACCCCGGGGCTGCTGATGGGACTGGCCGGCATCGGCTATGGCCTGCTGCGGCTGGCGGCCCCGGAGCGCGTGCCGTCGGTGCTCTCCCTGGCGATGCCCTGAGTCAGCGCCTGGAGCCCGCGAGGATGCGGAGGAACGACAGGTTCCGGCGCAGCAGCCGCACCGGAGCCGTCAACCACCGCCGGCACCGGTCGAGCCACCCGCGCCCGGCCAGCTCCCGCCAGCGCTGCGCCGGACGCCCCTCGTCCCAGGGCGACTCCAGCGCCGCCCCGGTGCCCACCAACACCGCCGGCTGCAACCGCGCGCCGGCGTACTGGCAGAACAGCTCCTGCTTCGGCGTCGCCATGGACACCAGCACCAGGTGCGGCCGCGTGAGGGCGATGCGATCGATCAGCCGGTCCACCCACGGACCGCGCCCATCCTCGGGCACGCCCGGCGCGGCCACGCCCACCGCGAGCAGCCCGTACCGGTCCCTCAGCCCGCACGCGGTCCACTCGGCGACCCCTGGCCGCTCCGCCACCACGAGCACCCGCCAGGCCCGCTCACGCGCCAGCTTCGCCAGCGGCGACAACCACTCCGCCCCCACCAGCGACTCCGGCACCCGCGGGCCGATCACCCGGGCCGCCCGCGCCAACGCCGGGCTCCCCGCCAACGAGAGATCCGCCGTGGCGAGCGCCTGACGCAGACCCTCGTTGGCCTCCGCCAGCACCACCTGCTCCACATCGGGCGTGAGGATGCGCCCACCCTGGCCACGCGCCACCAGGGCCTCGATGGACTGCAGCACCTCACCCGGGCGCCCCAGATCCAACGGCACGTGACCGATCCGTACACGAGAGAAGACCCGCCCCTGCTCCCACTCCGCTCTCCTCGGCGCCAGCGACGCCAGACCGCTCCGCGGCGTCTCCAGCCCGACAACCCCGTTCATCGCCCTCCTCCTCCCGGCTCCCGCGGTGCGCGGGACAGTGGTGTCTGACACCACGATCTGCCAGGGGGGTCTGACGTACTCGGGACCCGGGGGCTGACGGCGGGTAGACCCGCCCCCGGGAGCGCTCCTACAGGTCCGGCGGCGGCCTTACACCCAGGTGGCACGCGCGCAGCGCCAGCTGGGTCCGGTTCTCCGCACCCAGTTTCCGGTACAGCTGTGTCACGTGCGACTTCACCGTACGCTCGGCGATCTGCAGGTGCGCGGCGATCTTCAGGTTGTCCGCGCCGCCGGCCACGTAGGCCAGCACCTCACGCTCGCGCTGGGTGAGGGTGAGCAGCACGCTGGCCGTGGCCGCGGCCACCGGCGGGTGCTCGAAGTCGTTGCGCAACAGCTGCACCGGGAACAGCTTCTCCCCGCGCACCAGGGCACCGACCGCCGTGCACACCGCGTTCGTCGTGAGGCTCTGCCGGAAGAGGTAGCCCGAGGCCCCCTCATCGAAACACTGGGAGATGAAGTCCTGGGCGTTCGCCGAGGACAGCACCAGCATCCTCACCTCCAGGCGCCGCTTGCGCGCCTCGCGCAGGACGTTGAGCCCCTCCATCGCGGAGCAACCCATGTCGGCGGCCCCCTCGGGCTCCACGTCCAGGATGGCCACCTGCGGCGGGTCCGTCCCCATTCCATCCAGGAGTGTCCGGACGTCGCGGGTCACCCACAGGACGTTCAGCCCTTCGACCCGCAGTCCATCGGCGAGGCCTTGCCAGGCCGCCCACGGTCCTTCCAACAATCCAACGCGCACATCCGCTTGATTCGATGCCATGCGAGGGCCCCCCAGCCGTCATGGCGAACTGCCTTTTGATACGAACAGCCCTGACCTCGAACCCACCTTGCGGCACCAGATGTGGGTCGGACTCGTCGATCCGCAAGGGTGTTCATCCCACAGGTCAGCAGCTTCCCCAACCAGTTGACGCTTCTGCTCTGCTCTAGACGACCTCCGACGCCTACTGGAAAGATTTACCCAACCTGGCCACCAGTCCACCCAACGTGAGACCGGGGCTACCCACGAATGCTCATTGGAATATCGCAGGTCCAGTCCCAGCTCACGCCAATTTGCCGCTGACTGTGCACGGGCATACCCAAAGCGCGGAGCGGCTGTTGGGTGGTGAGCGCTCCCGTGCTCCTCGGGCAATTGGCCTCGGGGGCAATGCGCGTTCGCGCCGGGCACCTTGTGCGAGCCCCGCTCCGCTCTACCGTGAATGTGGGGGCCGCGCTCCAGGGAGGGTGCGACCCGAGCACGAAGGAGGAATGAGTCATGGCGGATCTTCCGGTGCGTCGAGGAAGCGGCTCATCGTCGGTAGGTCGGTGGACGCGAGGGTTCGATCCATTCGAGCAGATGAGGGAATTGATGGGGTTCGATCCGTTCGAGCGGATGGGCCGCATCGTGGGAGGCGGTGGCGAGCAGACGTGGAACTTCGTCCCGGCCTTCGAGGTGAAGGAGACGAAGGACGCCTACATCTTCAAGGCGGACCTGCCAGGGGTGAAGGAGAGCGATCTGGACATCACCCTCACGGGTGATCGGCTCACCATCGGCGGGAAGCGGGAGACGGAGCAGCAGGAGGAGTCGGACCGCTTCTACGCCTACGAGCGGAGCTACGGCTCGTTCAGCCGCTCGTTCACGCTGCCCGAGGGCGTGGACGGGGAGCACGTCACCGCCGAGCTGAAGGACGGCGTGCTCAACCTGCGGCTGCCCAAGCTGCCCGAGGTGCAGCCCAAGCGCATCCAGGTGGGCGCCACCGACAGCGGCAAGCAGGGCAAGGTGAAGGCCTGAGTCACGAGCGGTAGGTGACCGGGTGAAGGGGGCTGGAGCAATCCGGCCCCCTCTGCCATTCGGGACTGCGGCCCGGGGTCAGATGGTGCGCTGCCACAGCTCGCGCAGGTCGGCGGGCAGCTGGCCGATGACGTCCTCGATCTCCCCTTCGGAGACCTGCTCGCGGACCGCGCTGAAGACGGCGCGAATCTGCCTCTCGGCCTCGATGGCCTCCACGCCCAGATCCTCCGAGACCATCTGGATGAAGCCATCCTTGCCGAACTTGCTCGCCGGCTTGCCCAGGTGCCGCTCGCACCGCACCAGGAGATCCTGAAGCTTGCCGGGCAACTGGGCCTCCAGGTGCGCCGCCTCCTCGCCGAAGAGCCGCTGTTCCAGCACGCACAGCACCGAGACCGCGGCGCGTTCGGCCTCCTCCTCGTTCATCGAGCCGATGACGGCGAGGTTGCCCAGGAAGGCCTTGTACGTCTGGTTCCGCCGCGTCTCCCGCCGCTGCTGGCGCCGGGCCTCCAGGTCGATCCCCTGCTGCTCCTGCTGCTCGATGCCCTTCGTTTCCTGGCCCTTGTCCGTGCCCGTCCGATCCATGTCCGCCATGTCCGCCTCCGTCGGATGAAGAAGGTTCCACCCTGTCCCCTTGACCTTGACCATGCTTCGCGGGGCGTGAAGAGGGAGCGGCGCGCGAGGGGGCTCGCCCTGGTGCCTGCCCTGCCGAGAGGGTGGCCTCCCCGAGCCGCGTGATGGAAGGCGTTCCCCCGAGCGCATTCCGGGTAATCTCCCGGGTGAATGGATTCCGCCGCCTCTCCGAATCTCGACGTCGCCACACCCGAGCGGGTGGCCCTCTCGCTGCCCGTGGCGGGCATCGGCTACCGATGCCTCGCCTATCTGATCGACGTCTTCCTGCTCTTCCTCTTCTGGGTCATCACCTACTTCACCTTCACGCTGCTGGTGAGCGACGTGCTCGGCTTCCTGGAGGGGCTGTCTGGCTTCACGCGGACGCTGATGGTGGTGGGGGTATTCGCCACGCAGTGGCTGTACTGGACGGCGTGCGAGGTGCTGATGGGCGGGCAGACGCCGGGCAAGCGCCTCATCGGCATCCGGGTGGTGCGGGTGGACGGCTCGCCCGTGGGCGTGCTGGAGAGCGCGGTGCGCAACCTGGTGCGCGTGGTGGACTTCCTGCCGGGGCTCTACGCCACCGGCTGCCTGAGCATGCTGCTGACGCGCCAGCACCGGAGGCTCGGGGACATCCTCGCCGGCACCCTGCTGGTGCGCGAGGAGCGCATCGACCTGGACAAGTACACCACCCCGGCGGCCGAGGCCCCGGCCGTGTCCGCCACCACCAGCCGCGTGCGGCTCGCGCCGGAGGACGTGGAGCTCATCCTCGCCTTCCTGACGCGAGCGCCCCAGCTTGAACCGGCGGCCCGGACGCGGCTGGGGACGAAGCTGGTGGACCGCTACGGGGGCCTTGGAGAGACGGAGCGAGCCACCGTGCTGGCCTCGCCCCAGGCCACCGAGTCCTTCCTGAGGACGCGCGTCCAGGCGGAGCGCTGACGTGGCCACGCCCCTGCCCGCCTTCGTGGCGCGCCGCCGCCCCGACTGGGACTCGCTGAAGGACCTGCTCGCCCGGCAGCGCTCGGGCACCCTGCGCCTGGAGGAGCTGCGCACGCTCGATGTCCTCTATCGCCGGGCGGCGGCGGACCTGGCGCACGCGCAGACGTTCTACGCGGGCACGGACGTGCACCGCTTCCTCAACCAGCTCTGCGGCCAGGCCTACGGCGCCATCTACCAGCCCCCGCGCGAGCGGCTGGCCTCCACCCTCGCCTTCTTCCGTCGGGACTTCCCGCGCACCCTGCGCGCCAATGGGGCCTTCGTGGCCGCGAGCGCGGGACTCTTCGTGCTGGGCATCCTCCTGGGGGCGCTGGTGGTGCTGCTGGAGCCGCGTGGCGCGGAGCTGCTGGTGCCCGAGAACCTGCGCGACTTCATCGCCCGGAAGGAGATGTGGACGGACGGCATCCTCTCCGTGGCACCGCCCAACGCGGTGGCCTCGGGCATCGCCACCAACAACCTCACGGTGATCATCGTCACCTTCGCCTCCGGCATCCTGCTGGGGCTGGGCACGGTGTTCACGCTGATCAACAACGGGGTGCACCTCGGCTCGGTGGGCGCGCTGTGCGTGCACGAGGGCATGGGCCCCAAGCTGTTCGACTTCATCGCCGCGCATGGGCCCGTGGAGCTGTCCATCATCGTCATCGCGGGTGGCGCGGGGCTCATGGTGGGCCAGGCGCTCATCGACCCCGGAGAGCTGCCCCGAGGACAGGCCCTGGTGCTGCGCGGGCGCGAGGCGGTGAAGCTGGTGCTCGGCTGCGCGCCCTTCCTCGCGCTCATCGCCGTGGTGGAGGGCTTCGTGTCCCCCGGCGACTTCTTCTCCTCGTGGATGAAGGCCGTGCTGGGGCTCGCGCTGGGGGCGCTCTTCTGGACGTACCTGCTGCGCGCCGGCCGGAACGAGCCGGGCGGGACCTCGTGAAGAAGCCCGGCTCTCCCCAGGAGAGGAGGCCGGGCTTCGTCATGCGCGGGGAGGATTACAGCGGATCCACCGGGCAGAACCGCTGCCCGGTCGGGCAGGGCTCCCGGCAATCCAGGGAGCAGGTCTCGCCGGGCTCGCAGATGCCATCGCCACACGGCGGCTCGCAATCCAGGGAGCAGTCATTGAGCTCGCAGATGCCATCGCCACACGTCGGAATGTAGGGGCAATCCGCGGAGCACGACGCATACGACTCCTTGCCGCTGCTGCTGTCACAGATGCCGTCACCACAGGCGATCTTCCGGAGCCGGACGCTCTGGGCACAGCCGCCGCCGCGGTCGTCCATGTCCATCACGAAGGACGCCGTGGTGCTGGAGGTCACCGTGTACGTGCCGGGGTAGTCGCACTGGCTGTTATAGCTGGTGTCCTCCCACTTCACGTCCAGGGCGACGTCATCGCGGCCCGTGAGGCTCCACACCTGCCGGCAACCGCCGTCATTGCCGTCGGTGTCGATACCCATGGGGTAGCTCCACGACAGGTAGGACGTATTGGGGATCTCGCGGATGCCCGGGTTGTCGCACTGCCCGGAACCCGTGTTCTGCGCGTAGAAGTTGATCGACACGCGGAGGCCGGAGACCTCCCCCGTGCCGTCGACGATGGAGAACTTCTGCCAGCACCCGCCGGAGCGGCTGTCCGTGTCCAGCGTGATGCGGCGAGTCCAGGAGCCCAGCGGCGTGGACTCCGAGATGTTGACCCCGCCGTTGCACTGGCCGGAGGTGCCGCTGTACGCGGTGAGCTCCTGCCAGAGGTACACGCCGCCGAGCGCGCTCTCGCTGGTCGCGAGCGACGACATCTCCTCGGACGGGTCCATCGTTCCGCCGCAGCCGGTGGACAGCACGGTGGCGGCCAGCATCGCGGCGGCCCCGTTGAAGCTGATCTTGAACATGCGTTTTCCCCTCTTCGACACGTTGGGTGACAGAGCGGAGCCAGGTGCCTT
This is a stretch of genomic DNA from Archangium violaceum. It encodes these proteins:
- a CDS encoding WecB/TagA/CpsF family glycosyltransferase; translation: MNGVVGLETPRSGLASLAPRRAEWEQGRVFSRVRIGHVPLDLGRPGEVLQSIEALVARGQGGRILTPDVEQVVLAEANEGLRQALATADLSLAGSPALARAARVIGPRVPESLVGAEWLSPLAKLARERAWRVLVVAERPGVAEWTACGLRDRYGLLAVGVAAPGVPEDGRGPWVDRLIDRIALTRPHLVLVSMATPKQELFCQYAGARLQPAVLVGTGAALESPWDEGRPAQRWRELAGRGWLDRCRRWLTAPVRLLRRNLSFLRILAGSRR
- a CDS encoding DUF2267 domain-containing protein, with protein sequence MADMDRTGTDKGQETKGIEQQEQQGIDLEARRQQRRETRRNQTYKAFLGNLAVIGSMNEEEAERAAVSVLCVLEQRLFGEEAAHLEAQLPGKLQDLLVRCERHLGKPASKFGKDGFIQMVSEDLGVEAIEAERQIRAVFSAVREQVSEGEIEDVIGQLPADLRELWQRTI
- a CDS encoding response regulator transcription factor, with the translated sequence MASNQADVRVGLLEGPWAAWQGLADGLRVEGLNVLWVTRDVRTLLDGMGTDPPQVAILDVEPEGAADMGCSAMEGLNVLREARKRRLEVRMLVLSSANAQDFISQCFDEGASGYLFRQSLTTNAVCTAVGALVRGEKLFPVQLLRNDFEHPPVAAATASVLLTLTQREREVLAYVAGGADNLKIAAHLQIAERTVKSHVTQLYRKLGAENRTQLALRACHLGVRPPPDL
- a CDS encoding Hsp20/alpha crystallin family protein, yielding MADLPVRRGSGSSSVGRWTRGFDPFEQMRELMGFDPFERMGRIVGGGGEQTWNFVPAFEVKETKDAYIFKADLPGVKESDLDITLTGDRLTIGGKRETEQQEESDRFYAYERSYGSFSRSFTLPEGVDGEHVTAELKDGVLNLRLPKLPEVQPKRIQVGATDSGKQGKVKA
- a CDS encoding RDD family protein — its product is MDSAASPNLDVATPERVALSLPVAGIGYRCLAYLIDVFLLFLFWVITYFTFTLLVSDVLGFLEGLSGFTRTLMVVGVFATQWLYWTACEVLMGGQTPGKRLIGIRVVRVDGSPVGVLESAVRNLVRVVDFLPGLYATGCLSMLLTRQHRRLGDILAGTLLVREERIDLDKYTTPAAEAPAVSATTSRVRLAPEDVELILAFLTRAPQLEPAARTRLGTKLVDRYGGLGETERATVLASPQATESFLRTRVQAER
- a CDS encoding stage II sporulation protein M → MATPLPAFVARRRPDWDSLKDLLARQRSGTLRLEELRTLDVLYRRAAADLAHAQTFYAGTDVHRFLNQLCGQAYGAIYQPPRERLASTLAFFRRDFPRTLRANGAFVAASAGLFVLGILLGALVVLLEPRGAELLVPENLRDFIARKEMWTDGILSVAPPNAVASGIATNNLTVIIVTFASGILLGLGTVFTLINNGVHLGSVGALCVHEGMGPKLFDFIAAHGPVELSIIVIAGGAGLMVGQALIDPGELPRGQALVLRGREAVKLVLGCAPFLALIAVVEGFVSPGDFFSSWMKAVLGLALGALFWTYLLRAGRNEPGGTS